A region of Allocoleopsis franciscana PCC 7113 DNA encodes the following proteins:
- a CDS encoding hybrid sensor histidine kinase/response regulator produces MAINPNIRDQAYQFFIEEAPELLQILEAGLLTLRQEKNTAKVHALMRAAHSLKGGAASVELEAIKTLAHRLENIFKALYSDTVEIDTNLESQLLQAYDCLRLPLMEQIQTGYFDPEHALVLAEPLFVQIEDKLGDALNQADTYIPSSSELGIDMAQSIFEVDVGEGLERLAEVVANPQNYEVGGELRAQAEVFAGFAELLNQPGFGAIAHTAQLALDAYPERALTITQLALADFEFARQAILAAHAQSTNVKPISPSSALLALAHSDGTASQEQTKETVPALEDVLSIKLDENLSITPVPEDIYNLEADGTLEDIFATAAPSLNPSVAETNRLDEVHHLEPDLALEAIFANAPELFEQPSPTTEVPTHELDFCEIVDIESVTDEAVGDLPVVETGVDSAVVTSSSDAENELPITPFNIPSLALENGEAAAQSIAQIFEQLPPVEEMPVLISRSNAASTTAENPPAINLVPTSSIPGELLPTNAAHSPTPSPHPEVDRGSTDIPQGKASPVPTLSVRVDSERLERMNNVVGELAINRNGLSLQNQQLQRSVRELLDRFVQVQGVVGHLRKLSDQMLATPERPQYEAILPAVNPLGDLVIRQADFDSLELDRYGVLNSRLQELIEDMVQLEEAVDDVSLFAKQSNRTLEQQRQMLTQLRDELMWARMLPLSEVLNRFPRVLRDLSTNYHKSVTLNLSGTGVLVDKAALEKLYDPLLHLLRNAFDHGIESPEIRRQQGKPEQGKIEIRAYHQGSQTIIEVKDDGQGLDTESIGKRAIELGLLSAEQLATTSNNHLFELVFEPGFSTAKQVSELSGRGVGLDVVRSQMRSLKGSITVSSSPGVGTTFTLHLPLTLTIAKLLVCLIGPTAIALPSDSVEEIVVPKSDQVKTTGEQRFLRWRDQIVPAYRLADILDYTCPLPESAPSQALVSVPSPADWALPMLVLRQEEQVLALEIDRLVTEQELVIKPFGSAIAPPSFTYGCTILGDGSLIPVIDGTVLLDQLLGHNTTATRINTGSKPITLTVNENSSINQTKTGITAPHAPTVLVVDDAVALRRTLALTLERAGCRVLQARDGREALEQLRQGSSRVNLVVCDIEMPNMNGFEFLGQRRQDPQLSKIPVVMLTSRSNDKHRWLAMRLGATAYFTKPYLEQEFLVAIKHIIDEQKSQSTLESSRNSLQLQEA; encoded by the coding sequence ATGGCAATCAATCCTAATATCCGCGATCAAGCCTATCAGTTCTTCATCGAAGAGGCTCCTGAACTGTTGCAGATTCTCGAAGCGGGTTTACTCACCTTAAGGCAAGAGAAGAACACTGCCAAAGTCCACGCTTTAATGCGAGCGGCTCATTCCTTAAAAGGAGGGGCTGCCAGTGTAGAGTTAGAAGCGATCAAAACCCTAGCTCATCGCCTAGAGAACATCTTTAAGGCACTTTACAGCGACACGGTAGAAATTGATACGAACCTAGAGAGTCAACTGCTACAAGCTTACGACTGCTTGCGTCTCCCGTTAATGGAGCAGATTCAAACCGGTTACTTTGACCCAGAGCACGCTTTAGTTTTAGCCGAACCCCTCTTTGTCCAGATTGAGGACAAATTAGGAGATGCCCTCAACCAAGCCGATACCTATATTCCCAGTTCCTCAGAGTTGGGTATCGATATGGCTCAGTCTATCTTTGAAGTGGATGTGGGCGAAGGATTGGAGCGTCTGGCAGAGGTTGTTGCTAATCCTCAAAACTATGAGGTAGGGGGAGAATTAAGAGCACAAGCAGAAGTATTTGCCGGGTTTGCCGAGTTACTCAACCAGCCCGGATTTGGCGCGATCGCACATACAGCCCAACTAGCACTGGATGCTTACCCCGAACGCGCTTTAACGATTACGCAGCTAGCGCTGGCTGATTTTGAGTTTGCCAGACAAGCGATTCTCGCCGCTCATGCACAAAGCACTAACGTCAAACCGATTAGTCCCTCTAGTGCTTTATTAGCCTTAGCCCACTCAGACGGCACAGCCAGCCAGGAACAGACCAAAGAAACCGTTCCTGCTCTTGAAGATGTCTTGAGCATCAAATTAGATGAAAATCTCTCCATCACCCCAGTACCAGAGGATATATACAATCTGGAGGCTGATGGAACACTAGAGGACATTTTTGCCACGGCGGCTCCAAGCTTGAATCCGAGTGTGGCTGAAACCAATCGGCTGGATGAGGTACATCATCTTGAGCCAGATCTGGCACTAGAAGCGATTTTCGCTAACGCTCCCGAACTATTCGAGCAGCCTTCCCCAACCACCGAAGTGCCAACTCATGAGTTAGACTTCTGTGAAATTGTTGATATTGAATCAGTAACAGATGAAGCTGTCGGAGATCTGCCTGTCGTGGAAACGGGTGTGGACAGCGCTGTTGTAACTTCCTCTTCAGATGCTGAAAACGAGTTACCCATTACCCCATTCAACATACCCTCTTTAGCCCTAGAAAACGGTGAAGCAGCCGCTCAATCGATCGCACAGATCTTTGAGCAGTTGCCACCGGTTGAAGAAATGCCTGTATTGATATCTCGCTCAAATGCTGCCAGCACGACAGCGGAAAATCCCCCAGCGATCAATTTAGTCCCAACGTCGTCAATTCCGGGTGAATTGTTACCAACGAATGCAGCTCATTCGCCCACCCCTTCCCCTCACCCAGAAGTTGATCGTGGATCGACCGATATTCCTCAAGGTAAAGCTTCTCCCGTTCCGACGCTTTCAGTGCGAGTGGATTCAGAACGACTGGAACGGATGAATAATGTAGTGGGTGAGTTAGCAATCAACCGCAATGGGCTTTCTCTCCAGAATCAGCAATTACAGAGATCAGTACGAGAATTGCTGGATCGATTCGTTCAAGTGCAGGGCGTGGTGGGTCACTTGCGGAAGCTATCCGATCAGATGCTTGCCACTCCCGAACGCCCTCAGTATGAGGCAATTCTACCTGCCGTTAATCCTCTAGGAGATCTCGTCATTCGTCAAGCTGATTTTGACTCCCTGGAATTGGATCGGTATGGAGTGCTCAACTCTCGCCTACAAGAGCTGATTGAGGACATGGTGCAGTTGGAAGAAGCGGTGGATGATGTTTCTTTGTTCGCCAAGCAATCCAATCGCACCCTGGAACAACAGCGACAAATGCTGACTCAGTTGCGGGACGAGTTGATGTGGGCGCGGATGTTGCCGTTGAGTGAGGTACTCAACCGTTTTCCCAGAGTATTGCGTGATTTATCGACTAATTACCACAAATCGGTCACGTTGAACCTCAGTGGTACAGGGGTGTTAGTGGATAAAGCGGCATTAGAAAAACTGTACGATCCTTTGCTGCACTTACTACGAAATGCCTTCGACCATGGCATCGAATCTCCCGAAATCCGGCGTCAGCAGGGCAAACCGGAACAAGGTAAAATTGAAATTCGAGCGTATCACCAAGGCAGTCAAACCATTATAGAAGTGAAAGATGATGGTCAAGGACTCGATACCGAAAGTATTGGCAAACGAGCGATTGAATTAGGGTTATTATCCGCCGAGCAACTGGCGACGACTTCTAATAATCATCTGTTTGAACTGGTGTTCGAGCCAGGATTTTCCACCGCCAAGCAGGTAAGCGAACTGTCTGGACGGGGAGTGGGGTTGGATGTGGTGCGCTCCCAAATGCGATCGCTCAAAGGCAGTATTACGGTTTCTTCTTCGCCGGGAGTTGGTACGACTTTTACCTTACATCTACCGTTAACTCTAACAATCGCTAAATTACTCGTCTGCTTAATTGGCCCCACCGCTATCGCCTTGCCGTCTGACAGTGTGGAGGAAATTGTCGTTCCTAAATCCGACCAGGTGAAAACGACAGGAGAACAGCGATTTTTGCGTTGGCGTGACCAGATTGTTCCAGCTTATCGACTCGCTGACATTTTGGATTATACCTGCCCGTTGCCTGAAAGCGCTCCCAGTCAAGCTTTGGTGTCAGTTCCTTCTCCAGCCGATTGGGCACTACCGATGCTGGTACTGCGACAAGAGGAACAGGTTCTCGCATTGGAAATTGATCGCTTGGTCACAGAGCAAGAATTGGTGATTAAACCGTTTGGTTCTGCGATCGCACCTCCTAGTTTTACTTACGGTTGTACCATTTTGGGGGATGGCAGTTTAATCCCGGTGATTGATGGTACAGTTCTACTCGATCAGCTTTTGGGTCACAATACAACCGCCACACGAATCAACACGGGTTCTAAGCCGATTACTTTAACGGTTAACGAAAATTCTTCCATTAACCAGACCAAGACGGGTATTACAGCGCCTCATGCTCCCACCGTACTGGTGGTTGATGATGCGGTTGCTCTGCGACGAACCCTCGCGCTTACCCTAGAACGAGCCGGTTGTCGAGTCTTGCAGGCACGGGATGGACGAGAAGCTTTGGAACAACTGCGCCAAGGTTCGTCTCGTGTGAATCTCGTGGTTTGTGATATTGAAATGCCCAATATGAACGGCTTTGAATTTCTTGGTCAGCGTCGCCAAGACCCTCAATTGTCAAAAATTCCCGTCGTCATGCTGACCTCTCGCAGTAATGATAAACATCGATGGCTAGCCATGCGTTTAGGTGCGACGGCTTACTTCACCAAGCCTTACCTGGAACAAGAGTTTCTAGTCGCGATCAAACACATTATTGATGAGCAAAAGTCACAATCTACCCTTGAGTCGTCACGAAACTCATTGCAACTCCAAGAAGCTTAA